In Actinomycetes bacterium, a genomic segment contains:
- a CDS encoding alpha/beta hydrolase, translating to MPAAPGRRFLVLHGWQHHRPPAHWAWWLTEQLRERGEQVLYPQLPDPDHPRLAAWLAAFAAEWAQLGRGQRVVLAHSLGALLWLRAATEGLTDPPA from the coding sequence GTGCCGGCCGCACCCGGCCGGCGGTTCCTGGTGCTGCACGGCTGGCAGCACCACCGCCCGCCGGCGCACTGGGCCTGGTGGCTCACCGAGCAGCTGCGGGAGCGCGGCGAGCAGGTGCTCTACCCGCAGCTGCCCGACCCCGACCACCCGCGGCTCGCGGCCTGGCTGGCGGCCTTCGCCGCCGAGTGGGCGCAGCTCGGCCGCGGGCAGCGGGTGGTGCTCGCCCACTCGCTCGGAGCCCTCCTGTGGCTGCGAGCGGCCACCGAAGGCCTGACCGACCCGCCGGCCG
- a CDS encoding cyanophycinase, protein MAHRAVRPGSGGVLCVIGGAEDRVGDRVVLRELVRLAGGDGARIAVVATASSLGPEILETYDRTFRALGAGDVVGFRPESRSDADDPALVARLADVDAVFMTGGNQLKLSSVVGGTAFGAAVAAAYARGAVVGGTSAGASAVSEHMLAFGDDATSPRQGLTTSAAGLGLLPHVVVDQHFAQRNRYARLLSVVARSPRLLGIGVDEDTAAVVRSGRELEVVGAGCVFVADGSRAVSDAHLAELGAPMLVSGVVVHTLPAGARFDLVERRLASFVEEHLAAQLQHQTEED, encoded by the coding sequence GTGGCGCACCGAGCGGTCCGGCCCGGCTCCGGGGGCGTCCTGTGCGTGATCGGTGGCGCCGAGGACCGGGTCGGCGACCGGGTGGTGCTGCGCGAGCTGGTGCGCCTGGCGGGTGGCGACGGGGCGCGAATCGCGGTCGTCGCGACCGCTTCGTCGCTGGGGCCGGAGATCCTGGAGACCTACGACCGCACCTTCCGCGCCTTGGGGGCCGGCGACGTCGTCGGCTTCCGGCCCGAGTCGCGCAGCGACGCCGACGACCCGGCCCTGGTCGCCCGGCTGGCCGACGTCGACGCGGTCTTCATGACCGGCGGCAACCAGCTCAAGCTGTCGTCGGTGGTGGGTGGCACGGCGTTCGGGGCGGCGGTCGCTGCCGCCTACGCCCGGGGGGCGGTCGTCGGCGGCACGTCGGCCGGCGCGAGCGCCGTGAGCGAGCACATGCTCGCCTTCGGCGACGACGCGACCTCGCCCCGTCAGGGCCTCACGACCTCGGCGGCGGGCCTCGGCCTGCTGCCGCACGTGGTGGTCGACCAGCACTTCGCCCAGCGCAACCGTTACGCCCGCCTGCTGTCGGTCGTCGCCCGATCGCCGCGCCTGCTGGGCATCGGGGTCGACGAGGACACCGCGGCCGTCGTCCGCAGCGGCCGGGAGCTCGAGGTCGTCGGTGCCGGCTGCGTCTTCGTCGCCGACGGCTCGCGCGCCGTCAGCGACGCCCACCTCGCCGAGCTCGGGGCTCCGATGCTGGTGTCCGGAGTCGTGGTGCATACCCTGCCGGCCGGTGCCCGGTTCGACCTGGTGGAGCGCCGGCTGGCGTCGTTCGTGGAGGAGCACCTCGCCGCCCAGCTCCAGCACCAGACCGAGGAGGACTGA
- the cphA gene encoding cyanophycin synthetase, translating to MSSPQPDLAILQTRVYRGPNLWSYEPAVHLVVDLGSLEDHPSDTIPGFVDGLVEALPGIARHTCSRGHRGGFLERLKEGTWLGHVAEHVALQLQQEAGHDIRRGKTRGTGVRGQYNVIYGYVDEQVGLAAGTLAVRLVNHLVQAEPELDFAAELERFLVQAERTAFGPSTQAILDEAVSRDIPWLRLNQHSLVQLGQGVHQRRIRATMTSNTSALAVDVAGDKELTTRLLAAAGLPVPRSESVRTADQAVRVADRIGYPVVCKPLDGNHGRGVVLDLQDPDQVRAAFPLAQEESRRGWVVVESFITGKDYRVLVIGGRMVALAERVPAHVVADGVHTVRELVDETNADPRRGVGHEKVLTRIKVDEAAVALVAEQGFAMDDVPPGGTTVKLTLTGNMSTGGISIDRTLEAHPDNVEIAEEAARVVGLDVAGIDFISPDIAEPVREAGGAICEVNAAPGFRMHTHPTVGDAQFVAKPVVDSLFPPGTPSRIPIVAVTGTNGKTTTSRMIAHVFKGMGRKVGMTSTDGIVIDERLVIRADASGPKSARMVLQNPRVDFAVFEVARGGILREGLGYQRNDVAVVLNIAPDHLGMRGIDTLEQLAEVKQVVVEAVPRDGFAVLNADDELVAGMRRRCSGEVVWFSMAAAGTDVRDMVDEHCRRGGRAVVLERGDLGEMIVIRHGRRAMQLAWTHLLPSTFGGKAKMNVQNALAAAAAAFAAGAHLHDIRQGLRTFTTSYYLSPGRLNQLEVAGANVIVDYCHNAPGMRLLGDFVEALADAAEAASDLARPQRIGVVATAGDRRDEDMRELGAVAAEHFDVLVVREDAALRGRARGDVAALVAAGARARMADGARCKQVELVLDEIPAVHEAMARSNPGDIVVLCVDKHGAVLAELEAMSNQAQAGAHLGEAVGDPDTGLPTPPGGG from the coding sequence ATGAGCAGCCCGCAGCCCGATCTGGCGATCCTGCAGACCCGGGTCTACCGGGGGCCCAACCTGTGGTCGTACGAACCAGCGGTCCACCTCGTCGTCGACCTCGGGTCGCTGGAGGACCATCCCTCGGACACGATCCCGGGCTTCGTCGACGGTCTGGTCGAGGCGCTGCCCGGCATCGCCCGGCACACCTGCTCCCGCGGGCACCGCGGCGGGTTCCTCGAGCGGCTCAAGGAGGGCACCTGGCTCGGGCACGTGGCCGAGCACGTGGCGCTGCAGCTGCAGCAGGAGGCGGGGCACGACATCCGCCGCGGCAAGACCCGCGGCACCGGGGTGCGGGGCCAGTACAACGTCATCTACGGGTACGTCGACGAGCAGGTCGGCCTGGCCGCCGGGACGCTGGCCGTCCGGCTCGTCAACCACCTCGTGCAGGCCGAGCCGGAGCTCGACTTCGCCGCGGAGCTCGAGCGCTTCCTCGTGCAGGCCGAGCGGACCGCTTTCGGCCCGTCGACCCAGGCGATCCTGGACGAGGCCGTCTCGCGCGACATCCCCTGGCTGCGGCTGAACCAGCACTCCCTCGTGCAGCTCGGCCAGGGCGTCCACCAGCGCCGGATCCGGGCCACGATGACGTCCAACACGTCGGCCCTAGCGGTCGACGTCGCCGGCGACAAGGAGCTCACCACACGGCTGCTCGCCGCCGCGGGCCTCCCGGTGCCCCGGTCGGAGTCGGTGCGCACCGCCGACCAGGCCGTCCGGGTGGCCGACCGGATCGGTTACCCGGTCGTCTGCAAGCCGTTGGACGGCAACCACGGCCGGGGCGTGGTGCTGGACCTCCAGGACCCCGACCAGGTGCGCGCCGCCTTCCCGCTCGCGCAGGAGGAGTCGCGCCGCGGGTGGGTGGTCGTCGAGTCCTTCATCACCGGCAAGGACTACCGGGTGCTCGTCATCGGCGGCCGGATGGTGGCGCTGGCCGAGCGGGTGCCGGCGCACGTGGTGGCCGATGGCGTCCACACGGTCCGCGAGCTGGTCGACGAGACCAACGCCGACCCACGCCGGGGCGTCGGGCACGAGAAGGTTCTGACCCGGATCAAGGTCGACGAGGCCGCGGTGGCCCTCGTCGCCGAGCAGGGCTTCGCGATGGACGACGTGCCTCCCGGGGGCACCACGGTCAAGCTCACCCTGACCGGCAACATGTCGACCGGCGGCATCTCGATCGACCGCACGCTGGAGGCGCACCCGGACAACGTCGAGATCGCCGAGGAGGCGGCCCGCGTCGTCGGGCTCGATGTGGCCGGCATCGACTTCATCTCGCCCGACATCGCCGAGCCGGTCCGAGAGGCAGGCGGAGCCATCTGCGAGGTCAACGCCGCCCCGGGCTTCCGGATGCACACCCACCCGACCGTCGGCGACGCCCAGTTCGTGGCGAAGCCGGTCGTCGACTCGCTGTTCCCGCCCGGGACGCCGAGCCGGATCCCGATCGTCGCCGTCACGGGCACCAACGGCAAGACGACGACGTCGCGGATGATCGCCCACGTCTTCAAGGGCATGGGCCGCAAGGTCGGGATGACCTCGACCGACGGCATCGTGATCGACGAGCGGCTGGTCATCCGCGCCGACGCCTCCGGCCCCAAGTCGGCCCGGATGGTGCTGCAGAACCCCCGCGTCGACTTCGCCGTGTTCGAGGTCGCGCGCGGCGGCATCCTGCGGGAGGGCCTCGGCTACCAGCGCAACGACGTGGCCGTGGTGCTCAACATCGCGCCGGACCACCTGGGCATGCGTGGCATCGACACGCTCGAGCAGCTGGCCGAGGTCAAGCAGGTGGTCGTCGAGGCGGTGCCCCGCGACGGGTTCGCCGTCCTCAACGCCGACGACGAGCTGGTGGCCGGGATGCGGCGGCGCTGCTCGGGCGAGGTCGTGTGGTTCTCGATGGCCGCTGCCGGGACCGACGTGCGGGACATGGTCGATGAGCACTGTCGTCGCGGCGGCCGTGCGGTCGTCCTCGAGCGCGGCGACCTCGGCGAGATGATCGTCATCCGGCACGGCCGGCGGGCCATGCAGCTGGCGTGGACCCACCTGCTGCCCTCGACCTTCGGCGGCAAGGCCAAGATGAACGTCCAGAACGCGCTGGCTGCTGCAGCAGCCGCGTTCGCCGCCGGTGCCCACCTGCACGACATCCGGCAGGGCCTGCGCACCTTCACCACGTCGTACTACCTGTCCCCCGGCCGCCTCAACCAGCTCGAGGTCGCCGGTGCCAACGTCATCGTTGACTACTGCCACAACGCGCCGGGCATGCGGCTGCTGGGTGACTTCGTCGAGGCGCTGGCCGACGCGGCAGAGGCCGCCTCCGACCTGGCCCGTCCGCAGCGGATCGGGGTGGTCGCGACAGCCGGCGACCGCCGTGACGAGGACATGCGCGAGCTGGGGGCCGTCGCTGCCGAGCACTTCGACGTGCTGGTCGTCCGCGAGGACGCCGCCCTGCGAGGGCGGGCCAGGGGCGACGTGGCGGCTCTCGTCGCCGCAGGCGCACGGGCCCGGATGGCCGACGGGGCGCGCTGCAAGCAGGTCGAGCTGGTGCTTGACGAGATCCCCGCCGTGCACGAGGCGATGGCGCGCTCCAACCCCGGGGACATCGTCGTCCTGTGCGTCGACAAGCACGGTGCCGTGCTCGCCGAGCTCGAGGCGATGTCGAACCAGGCCCAGGCCGGCGCCCACCTCGGCGAGGCGGTGGGCGACCCGGACACCGGCCTGCCGACACCCCCCGGCGGCGGCTGA